A window of Sulfurimonas gotlandica GD1 contains these coding sequences:
- a CDS encoding methyl-accepting chemotaxis protein, which translates to MALMRKHTSDSSSAAVVAQGVGGGDKRRQRTLAKQQQISESIAGVSMTILENAQESVSAIEELKSSMEQIATAAEENSGASEQALANVKAIDTNISRMNLTINTVISSTLSTGENIMASVGKVNDSVGRMARAVQVAQESSTKSEELKISSQNIGDAVGFIAKIADQTNLLALNAAIEASRAKEHGKGFAVVADETRALAGESEKNAEFISELVTKIQGSIDNIIQSIGKTTTTISDNGSKGNMLSAKMEELTKIAVYSVEAARSVNTYTQRLGDFVAKINDGSQEIATASSEIALSVEKTLNGIDIQSEALAQTEDDIKELSNLAEELKYSTDTMKSAEDIAMSADTIGGSMEDIQNALEDVTTALNQIESSSHTTNKSALRNKELIEAGIDAAKDIDKLIEIARRNFDLLKVSFNSVKNTVSEIRGAFSDSISQGNSAAAELSVIVKDTRNVDKTVGNISNSIVQLNMLAISGSIEAARAGDFGKGFAVVSSDIRNLAKDSESNTDKINDIVESMNSEIDTVRTDWNNLLASQGNEQSLIDILINDIVKITDMLVDLLDRYTGLKAINDQNLEGMNQVVIGISEIQKAVELSARNAMESRKASELIIETVSHIGEGVEELAVMADELQQG; encoded by the coding sequence ATGGCATTAATGAGAAAACACACTTCAGATTCATCTTCAGCTGCAGTAGTAGCACAAGGTGTCGGCGGTGGAGATAAAAGACGACAAAGAACTCTAGCTAAACAACAACAAATCAGTGAGAGCATAGCTGGTGTGTCCATGACTATTTTAGAAAATGCACAAGAGAGCGTAAGTGCTATTGAAGAGTTGAAATCTTCTATGGAACAGATTGCTACTGCTGCTGAAGAAAATAGTGGTGCAAGTGAGCAAGCACTAGCAAATGTTAAAGCTATAGATACTAATATCAGCAGAATGAACTTAACAATTAATACTGTAATTTCATCTACACTATCTACAGGTGAAAATATTATGGCATCTGTAGGAAAAGTTAATGATTCTGTCGGACGAATGGCAAGAGCTGTTCAAGTGGCTCAAGAATCATCAACTAAGAGTGAAGAGTTGAAAATATCATCTCAAAATATTGGAGATGCTGTTGGATTTATTGCAAAAATTGCAGATCAAACAAACCTTCTTGCACTAAATGCTGCTATTGAAGCATCTCGTGCTAAAGAGCATGGTAAAGGTTTTGCAGTTGTTGCTGATGAGACTCGTGCGTTAGCTGGTGAGAGTGAAAAGAATGCTGAGTTTATTTCAGAACTTGTTACAAAAATCCAAGGAAGTATAGATAATATAATTCAGAGTATTGGTAAAACAACTACAACTATCTCGGACAATGGCTCTAAAGGCAATATGCTTAGTGCAAAAATGGAAGAGCTGACAAAGATAGCTGTCTACTCTGTTGAAGCTGCTAGAAGTGTAAACACTTACACTCAAAGACTTGGTGACTTTGTGGCTAAAATCAATGATGGCTCACAAGAGATAGCAACAGCTTCTAGTGAAATTGCTCTATCTGTAGAAAAGACTCTAAACGGTATAGATATTCAATCAGAAGCTCTTGCTCAAACAGAAGATGACATCAAAGAACTTTCAAATTTAGCAGAAGAGTTAAAGTATTCTACTGACACAATGAAATCAGCTGAAGATATTGCAATGAGTGCCGATACAATTGGCGGTTCAATGGAAGATATTCAAAATGCTCTTGAAGATGTAACTACTGCACTAAACCAGATAGAATCATCTTCACATACTACAAATAAAAGTGCTCTCAGAAATAAAGAACTGATTGAAGCAGGTATAGATGCGGCTAAAGATATTGATAAATTAATTGAAATTGCAAGAAGAAATTTTGATTTATTAAAAGTATCTTTTAATAGTGTTAAAAATACCGTGAGCGAGATTAGAGGTGCATTTAGTGACTCTATAAGTCAGGGAAACAGCGCAGCTGCTGAACTGAGTGTAATCGTAAAAGATACAAGAAATGTTGATAAAACAGTTGGAAATATTTCAAATTCTATTGTTCAGTTAAACATGCTTGCAATTAGCGGTTCAATAGAAGCAGCACGTGCTGGTGACTTTGGAAAAGGTTTTGCAGTTGTTAGTTCAGATATTAGAAACTTAGCAAAGGACTCAGAGTCAAATACAGATAAGATTAATGATATCGTAGAATCAATGAACTCTGAGATAGATACTGTAAGAACAGATTGGAATAATCTTTTAGCATCTCAAGGTAATGAGCAATCTCTTATTGATATATTAATTAATGATATTGTTAAGATTACAGATATGCTTGTAGATCTGCTAGATAGATATACTGGTCTAAAAGCTATAAATGATCAAAACTTAGAAGGTATGAATCAGGTTGTTATTGGTATTAGTGAGATTCAAAAAGCAGTAGAACTTAGTGCTAGAAATGCTATGGAATCTCGTAAAGCAAGTGAACTGATAATTGAGACAGTTTCACACATAGGTGAAGGTGTAGAAGAGTTGGCTGTAATGGCGGATGAGCTTCAACAGGGGTAA
- a CDS encoding PAS domain-containing protein — MSKNNSEVSTDGLTFLEDGEVLYNDLYLLSETDEKGIVEYASDSFLKIANLHRDELIGQPHNVVRHQDMPRAAFKSLWDDVQSKGFWTGYVKNARKGGGYYWVYATVLRSVDKNGKTKYVSIRVKPSREEIKKAEVLYATLD, encoded by the coding sequence GTGTCAAAAAACAACAGTGAAGTAAGCACAGATGGTCTAACATTTTTAGAAGATGGTGAAGTTTTATATAACGATTTATATCTTTTAAGTGAAACAGATGAAAAGGGTATAGTTGAATATGCTAGTGACTCTTTTTTAAAGATAGCAAATTTACACAGAGATGAGTTGATTGGTCAGCCTCATAATGTAGTTCGTCATCAAGATATGCCAAGAGCTGCTTTTAAATCTCTTTGGGATGATGTTCAATCTAAAGGTTTTTGGACAGGCTATGTAAAGAATGCAAGAAAAGGCGGCGGATACTATTGGGTATATGCAACAGTTCTTCGATCAGTAGATAAAAATGGAAAAACTAAATATGTTTCTATCCGAGTTAAACCATCTCGTGAAGAAATTAAAAAAGCAGAAGTGCTTTACGCAACTCTAGATTAG
- the rpsO gene encoding 30S ribosomal protein S15 — protein sequence MALDSAKKQEIVTKYGRSESDTGSSEVQIALLTTRIAELTEHLKIFKKDHASRLGLLKLVGQRRRLMKYFKRKDKDAYLKLVQDLGIRDNI from the coding sequence ATGGCTTTAGATTCGGCTAAAAAACAAGAAATTGTAACAAAATACGGTCGCTCAGAGAGTGATACAGGTTCAAGTGAAGTTCAAATCGCACTTTTAACAACAAGAATTGCAGAGTTAACAGAGCACTTAAAAATATTCAAAAAAGATCACGCTTCAAGACTAGGTCTACTTAAATTAGTTGGTCAACGTCGTCGTTTAATGAAGTACTTTAAAAGAAAAGATAAAGATGCTTATCTTAAACTAGTACAAGATTTAGGTATTAGAGATAACATCTAA
- a CDS encoding EAL domain-containing protein, which translates to MSYKVISKKLIIIVPIMFFIIAIVRISLNYYENKKSVELFVSEQSKLVDSLYMTHRNYYQDLYLNKIIPLDEKTLAGLPAFSAAKISKEFSEQNRLQITMQTVSDRARNPKNQADEYELKAIEYFKKNSDAKEYISKENKFYQYATPLKIEKKCLKCHGEKSKAPKFISQKYDKAYDYKIGDIRGILSIKVPTFHVDNIINRQFLGSVLYDLGLMIVISLIAFYLVRFFSKLQAKLETELDERTHELKNSLSFLESYKDAIDSNLIVSKTDLNGNITYVNDNFCKITGYSREDVIGENHNILRDKSFSKAMYTKLWSTIVSRETWQGRIRNVKKDGSTYWVDATITPIINAKGDITEYISIRHDITQLIYQKNELKTFANTDSLTKLGNRNALKEEIDYGENIFLILVNIDSFSQINDFYGHELGDAILVEFSSKLLQSCSLYEELRLFRVSGDEFAILTIDMPAHTVVQKAQSIAKFINAHVYEVKDETVELNATISISLEEKDQLLITADMALKIARRDAKDLLVYDKAMNLDKEYENNMLWTKKIKEAIKNDKIVLFFQPIVDNATGEINKYESLIRLIDSDDKVITPYFFLEIAKKAKLYKQLTKIVIQKSFENFRENDFEFSVNISIDDILDKEINAYILEMLNIYNISHRVIFEIVESESIENFDEIQRFIKSVKELGCRVAIDDFGTGYSNFEYLMRLEADFIKIDGSIIKEILDNKNSEIITTVIVDFAKKMGIQVIAEFVESEEIFQKVKELGIEKSQGYYFSEPKPFLI; encoded by the coding sequence ATGTCATATAAAGTTATTTCAAAAAAATTAATCATAATAGTCCCTATTATGTTTTTTATCATAGCTATTGTCAGAATATCTTTGAACTATTATGAGAACAAAAAGAGTGTTGAGCTATTTGTATCTGAACAGTCAAAGCTAGTTGATTCCCTATATATGACTCATAGAAACTACTATCAAGATCTTTACTTAAACAAAATAATCCCACTAGATGAAAAAACACTTGCTGGCTTACCGGCATTTTCCGCTGCTAAAATCTCTAAAGAATTCTCAGAGCAAAATAGACTTCAAATTACAATGCAAACAGTTAGTGATAGAGCAAGAAATCCTAAAAATCAAGCTGATGAGTATGAATTAAAAGCTATAGAGTATTTTAAGAAAAATTCAGATGCAAAAGAATACATTAGTAAAGAAAATAAATTTTATCAGTATGCTACTCCTCTTAAAATAGAAAAAAAATGTCTTAAATGTCATGGAGAGAAATCAAAAGCTCCAAAGTTTATATCTCAGAAATATGATAAAGCATATGACTATAAAATAGGTGATATAAGAGGTATATTAAGTATTAAAGTTCCAACTTTTCATGTAGACAACATAATAAACAGACAGTTCTTAGGGTCAGTTTTATATGATTTGGGACTTATGATTGTTATTTCTTTAATTGCATTTTATCTGGTTCGATTTTTTTCAAAATTACAAGCAAAATTAGAAACAGAACTTGATGAAAGAACACATGAGTTAAAAAACTCTTTATCATTTTTGGAGAGTTATAAAGACGCTATAGATAGCAATCTTATAGTATCTAAGACAGATTTAAATGGAAATATTACATATGTAAATGATAACTTTTGCAAGATTACAGGATACTCTCGTGAAGATGTTATTGGGGAAAATCACAATATTTTAAGAGATAAATCTTTTTCTAAAGCTATGTACACAAAATTATGGTCAACAATTGTTAGTAGAGAGACATGGCAGGGACGAATAAGAAATGTTAAAAAAGACGGTTCAACATATTGGGTAGATGCAACAATTACACCAATCATAAATGCTAAGGGCGATATTACTGAGTATATATCAATTAGACATGATATAACTCAATTAATCTATCAAAAAAATGAATTAAAAACTTTTGCTAACACAGATTCACTTACAAAACTTGGCAATAGAAATGCCTTAAAAGAAGAGATAGACTATGGAGAAAATATATTTTTAATCCTTGTAAATATAGATAGTTTTTCTCAGATCAATGATTTCTATGGACATGAACTCGGTGATGCTATTTTAGTTGAGTTTTCTTCTAAGCTACTCCAAAGCTGTAGCCTATATGAAGAGTTGAGACTATTTAGAGTAAGTGGTGATGAGTTTGCAATTCTTACTATAGATATGCCAGCACACACTGTTGTGCAAAAAGCGCAATCAATTGCGAAGTTTATAAACGCACACGTCTATGAAGTAAAAGATGAGACTGTAGAGTTAAACGCAACAATAAGTATCTCTCTAGAAGAGAAAGATCAACTACTTATCACAGCAGACATGGCTCTTAAAATAGCAAGAAGAGATGCAAAAGACCTTCTTGTATATGATAAAGCTATGAATTTGGATAAAGAGTATGAGAACAATATGCTCTGGACGAAAAAAATAAAAGAAGCTATTAAAAATGATAAAATAGTTCTTTTCTTTCAGCCAATCGTAGATAACGCTACTGGGGAAATCAATAAATATGAATCACTCATAAGATTAATAGATTCAGATGATAAAGTAATAACACCATACTTCTTTTTAGAGATTGCAAAAAAAGCAAAACTATATAAACAACTTACTAAAATTGTAATTCAAAAAAGTTTTGAAAACTTTAGAGAAAATGATTTTGAATTTTCTGTAAATATCAGTATAGACGATATTCTAGATAAAGAGATAAATGCTTATATCTTAGAGATGTTAAATATTTATAACATATCTCACAGGGTTATATTTGAGATTGTTGAGTCTGAAAGTATTGAGAATTTTGATGAGATACAGAGATTTATTAAAAGTGTAAAAGAATTAGGTTGTAGAGTAGCGATAGACGACTTTGGAACAGGTTATTCTAACTTTGAGTATCTAATGAGACTAGAAGCAGATTTTATCAAGATAGACGGTTCAATAATCAAAGAAATTTTAGATAATAAAAACTCAGAGATTATTACAACTGTAATAGTAGATTTTGCTAAAAAGATGGGCATTCAAGTAATTGCAGAATTTGTTGAGAGTGAAGAGATTTTTCAAAAAGTAAAAGAGTTGGGAATAGAAAAGTCTCAAGGGTACTATTTTAGTGAACCTAAACCATTTTTAATATAG
- a CDS encoding RrF2 family transcriptional regulator, translating to MLITRASEYAILSLIVLSKATSPMDSETLSNQLSIPKSFLAKILQSLAKKGILKSFKGVNGGFTLLKDPKDISMLSVMSAVEGKAPAVFDCSPSQKDCPSDRAELCSIWPFLNKLQGKIDDFLAELSLDDILE from the coding sequence ATGCTAATAACTCGTGCCAGTGAATACGCAATACTCTCTCTTATTGTTTTATCAAAAGCTACTTCACCTATGGACAGCGAAACTTTATCTAATCAACTATCCATACCTAAAAGTTTTTTAGCAAAGATTTTACAATCCTTAGCAAAAAAAGGAATCTTAAAATCTTTTAAGGGTGTAAATGGTGGGTTTACCTTACTAAAAGATCCAAAAGATATAAGCATGCTCAGCGTAATGAGTGCAGTAGAAGGAAAAGCACCCGCTGTATTTGACTGCTCTCCATCTCAAAAAGATTGTCCTAGTGATCGAGCTGAACTTTGCTCTATTTGGCCATTTTTAAACAAACTACAAGGCAAAATAGATGACTTTTTAGCAGAATTGTCTCTTGATGATATTTTAGAGTAG
- the flhA gene encoding flagellar biosynthesis protein FlhA, which yields MAILAIIIVPLPSGLLDVLLTVSMALAVLILLISLYVPKPTDLTTFPTLILILTLFRLSLNIATTRMILSHGHEGSTAVSSIITSFGDFVVGGNFVIGIIVFSILVLINFMVITKGSTRVAEVAARFTLDSMPGKQMAVDADLNAGLIDDAQAKQRRAEILQDANFYGAMDGSSKFVKGDAVAGIVITLINIIGGFLIGVFQHGMTVGDSASTFTLLTIGDGLVGQIPALIISTATGIMITRSSGDGDNFAEGTINQMMGNAKIMMIVGFIMILFALVPGLPTASMGFVGIMFALLGWSVYKYEKGELTILDIDNILSPKAREQQQKEQAAAKPKKTNEEIAKEEETALEDILKVEMLELTLGYQLIRLADSSQGGDLLERIRSMRRKIASDFGFLMPQVRIRDNLHLQPEQYQILLKGISIGEGLIKPDKFLAMDSGMATGEINGEKTKEPAFGLDAMWILPEQKEDAIINGYTVVDPATVISTHMSELVKRNAEDLLTRQEVQTLIEKIKTDFPVIVDDVQKVASIGLIQRILKGLLHEKIPLKDMLTILETIADIAEFTKNVDIITEQVRSKLSRIITQMYSGEDGVIRLLTFDTLSEQLMLEKSQEKDGVRNLLLSVGEINQLIQATSKKAHELLQKGVSPVVIIVDPQLRRGVAEIFERFSLDVVTLSHAEIDSSATFEVMGSISIE from the coding sequence ATGGCTATTTTAGCTATTATTATTGTTCCTCTTCCTTCAGGTCTGCTAGATGTGCTGCTTACAGTTTCAATGGCTTTAGCAGTCTTAATTTTACTTATATCGCTTTATGTGCCAAAACCAACCGATCTAACCACTTTTCCTACACTCATTCTTATTCTTACATTGTTTAGGCTCTCTCTAAACATAGCAACTACTAGGATGATTTTAAGTCATGGCCACGAAGGCAGTACTGCAGTAAGTAGCATCATTACCAGCTTTGGAGACTTTGTTGTAGGTGGTAATTTTGTTATCGGTATCATAGTCTTCTCTATCCTTGTTCTTATTAACTTTATGGTTATTACAAAAGGTTCTACGAGGGTTGCAGAGGTTGCTGCTCGTTTTACACTAGACTCAATGCCTGGTAAGCAGATGGCTGTAGATGCTGACCTTAATGCTGGCCTTATTGACGATGCACAGGCTAAACAACGGCGTGCTGAAATCCTTCAAGATGCAAACTTTTACGGAGCTATGGACGGTTCGTCTAAATTTGTAAAAGGTGATGCTGTAGCAGGTATTGTTATTACACTTATAAATATTATTGGCGGATTCCTTATCGGAGTATTTCAACATGGCATGACAGTTGGAGACAGTGCTTCTACTTTTACACTACTAACTATCGGTGATGGTCTAGTTGGTCAAATTCCAGCTCTTATTATCTCTACTGCAACCGGTATCATGATAACTCGTTCTTCTGGAGATGGAGACAACTTTGCAGAAGGTACGATTAACCAGATGATGGGTAATGCAAAGATTATGATGATAGTTGGTTTTATCATGATTTTATTTGCTTTAGTGCCAGGACTTCCAACGGCTTCTATGGGCTTTGTAGGAATAATGTTTGCACTTCTTGGTTGGTCTGTTTACAAATATGAAAAGGGTGAACTAACTATCCTTGATATAGATAATATTTTATCTCCAAAAGCTAGAGAGCAACAGCAGAAAGAACAGGCAGCTGCTAAACCTAAAAAAACAAATGAAGAGATAGCAAAAGAAGAGGAAACTGCGCTAGAAGATATACTCAAAGTAGAGATGCTCGAACTTACTCTTGGTTATCAACTTATTCGACTTGCAGACAGCTCACAGGGTGGTGATTTACTAGAACGTATCCGCTCAATGAGACGCAAAATAGCATCTGACTTTGGTTTTTTAATGCCTCAAGTTCGTATACGTGACAACTTGCATCTGCAACCTGAGCAGTATCAGATTTTACTAAAGGGAATCTCTATTGGTGAGGGGCTAATCAAACCAGACAAATTCTTAGCAATGGATAGCGGAATGGCTACTGGTGAGATAAATGGAGAGAAAACTAAAGAGCCTGCTTTTGGTCTAGATGCTATGTGGATACTTCCTGAACAAAAAGAAGATGCAATCATCAACGGATACACCGTTGTTGACCCTGCTACTGTTATCTCTACTCACATGAGTGAGTTGGTTAAGAGAAATGCAGAAGATCTACTTACTCGTCAAGAGGTTCAAACTCTAATTGAAAAAATCAAAACTGACTTCCCTGTAATTGTTGATGATGTTCAAAAAGTTGCTTCCATTGGTCTAATTCAGCGCATACTAAAAGGTCTCTTACACGAGAAGATTCCTCTAAAAGATATGCTTACTATTTTAGAAACTATCGCAGATATTGCAGAGTTCACTAAAAATGTTGATATTATTACAGAACAGGTTCGCTCAAAACTTTCTCGTATCATTACACAGATGTATTCAGGCGAAGATGGTGTAATAAGACTACTTACATTTGATACATTATCAGAACAACTTATGCTAGAAAAATCACAAGAAAAAGACGGTGTTAGAAATCTTCTCTTAAGTGTAGGAGAGATAAATCAACTAATCCAAGCAACAAGTAAAAAAGCTCATGAGCTACTGCAAAAAGGTGTATCTCCTGTTGTTATAATAGTAGACCCTCAACTTCGCCGTGGTGTAGCAGAGATTTTTGAAAGGTTTTCTTTAGATGTTGTAACACTATCACACGCAGAGATTGATTCAAGTGCAACTTTTGAAGTTATGGGTTCAATCTCAATAGAATAA
- a CDS encoding DHH family phosphoesterase: MKNKIIYHLSHIDLDGYSCQLVMRYTPYKIFNYNANYGAEVKQKLELILENINKSNSSATILITDLNLTFDESRWLNNEVKMMNENKKDITLTLLDHHGSGEDSANKYEWYFLDTSRCATKITYDYALEHFELDEPTWMNKFVNVVNAVDLWKQDEVENFEYGKVCMRLVTETRELNKVMFADVDNNYKISLLLEATKYINEENAPIVLDEKIHLIKKEFFREDKNDTLDNLATKYIVKLLGDARDEKTIYYKGYRGFLSYGVGNTSIIGNGFLLAYPEYDFIVDVSYRGTMSLRANNKVSVSQISKEWSNGGGHPNSAGGRIIGFKEQYRYDKVKKQIEKIINEKESVAGDLEYKKEEY, from the coding sequence ATGAAAAATAAAATAATCTACCATTTATCACATATTGACTTAGATGGCTATAGCTGTCAGTTAGTTATGAGATATACTCCATATAAAATATTTAATTATAATGCTAACTATGGAGCAGAAGTTAAACAGAAATTAGAATTAATATTAGAGAATATAAACAAAAGTAACTCTAGTGCTACTATTTTAATTACTGACTTGAATCTTACATTTGATGAATCAAGATGGCTTAACAATGAAGTTAAGATGATGAATGAAAATAAAAAAGATATAACTCTGACTCTTTTAGATCATCATGGAAGCGGTGAAGACAGTGCAAATAAATATGAGTGGTACTTCCTTGACACCTCTAGATGTGCTACTAAAATAACTTATGACTATGCACTAGAGCATTTTGAACTTGATGAGCCTACTTGGATGAACAAATTTGTAAATGTTGTTAATGCAGTTGATTTATGGAAACAAGATGAAGTAGAAAACTTTGAGTATGGAAAAGTTTGTATGCGACTTGTGACTGAGACAAGAGAACTTAACAAAGTTATGTTTGCAGATGTTGATAACAACTACAAAATCTCACTGCTATTAGAAGCTACAAAATATATTAACGAAGAGAATGCTCCAATAGTTCTAGATGAAAAAATTCACCTTATTAAAAAAGAATTCTTTCGAGAAGATAAAAATGACACTCTCGATAATTTAGCTACTAAATATATTGTAAAACTATTAGGTGATGCAAGAGATGAAAAGACTATCTACTACAAAGGCTATAGAGGCTTTTTAAGTTATGGTGTTGGAAACACTTCTATAATCGGCAATGGTTTTTTACTTGCCTATCCAGAGTATGATTTCATCGTTGATGTAAGTTACCGTGGGACTATGAGCCTCAGAGCCAACAACAAAGTAAGTGTTTCTCAAATCTCAAAAGAGTGGTCAAATGGTGGTGGACATCCAAATTCTGCCGGTGGAAGAATCATAGGCTTTAAAGAACAATATCGTTATGATAAAGTTAAAAAACAGATAGAGAAAATCATCAATGAGAAAGAATCTGTTGCCGGTGATTTAGAGTATAAAAAAGAAGAATACTAA
- a CDS encoding N-acetylmuramoyl-L-alanine amidase, producing the protein MVRLLSLLLILAISIYAQSDSEILKRADGFMKSTSKSNHFRAYNDYKNLYLRAIMSEDSKLRINSLKGIVKSGNKLHIDVSQYSDELSKIKPKTSYQTPVPKPMKTSSQAKNIKLQSSHKLKSVRWKDDKLILKFDNKLRSNQINYFTLYDSKNERYRYIFDIQASMLTESQTLRKNDIDRIELAQYNTNTLRLVVENSQKVEISFKKDSNQLVVHMLSKSSDKYSKAFKTIVKSTIPLRADRNKTIVIDAGHGGKDPGAVGYRNYREKVVVFKIAQELKNILKSRGYKVYMTRDRDKFVKLSNRTEYANIKKADIFVSIHANAVGRKNANKAQGVECYFLSPSRSERAEKVAAKENSADLSDMNRYGKDTFLNFLNSHKIVASNKLAIDLQRGMLGSVNKNYRVRDGGVREGPFWVLVGAQMPAVLVEVGFISHPEEAKRLVDDKYRKTMALGLANGIERYFAKN; encoded by the coding sequence ATGGTCCGTCTTCTTAGTCTGCTTCTTATTCTTGCTATCTCTATTTATGCACAAAGTGATAGTGAGATTTTAAAACGAGCCGATGGCTTTATGAAAAGTACCTCTAAGTCGAATCATTTTCGCGCGTATAATGACTATAAAAATCTATATCTGCGTGCTATTATGTCTGAAGACAGTAAGCTTAGGATTAATTCTTTAAAGGGTATTGTTAAGAGTGGAAATAAACTTCATATAGATGTCTCCCAATACTCAGATGAACTATCAAAAATAAAACCAAAAACTTCTTATCAAACCCCAGTACCAAAACCAATGAAAACATCTTCTCAAGCCAAAAATATTAAACTACAATCTTCACATAAACTAAAATCAGTTAGATGGAAAGATGATAAGCTTATTTTGAAATTTGACAATAAATTAAGAAGCAATCAAATCAACTACTTTACACTTTATGACTCTAAAAATGAAAGATACAGATATATATTTGATATTCAAGCTTCTATGCTTACGGAGTCTCAAACTCTTAGAAAAAACGATATAGATAGAATTGAATTAGCTCAATATAATACGAATACTCTTAGGCTTGTAGTAGAGAACTCTCAAAAAGTAGAGATAAGTTTTAAAAAAGATTCTAATCAGTTAGTTGTGCATATGCTCTCAAAATCAAGTGATAAGTATTCAAAAGCTTTTAAGACAATAGTTAAATCAACAATACCATTAAGAGCTGATAGAAATAAAACAATTGTTATAGATGCGGGACATGGTGGAAAAGATCCAGGGGCAGTGGGTTATAGAAACTATAGAGAAAAAGTTGTAGTATTTAAAATAGCGCAAGAGTTAAAAAATATTTTAAAATCGAGAGGCTATAAAGTTTATATGACTAGAGACAGAGATAAGTTTGTAAAGCTTAGTAATAGAACAGAATACGCTAATATTAAAAAAGCAGATATATTTGTGAGTATTCATGCAAATGCGGTAGGTAGAAAAAATGCAAATAAGGCTCAAGGTGTCGAGTGTTATTTTTTATCTCCATCTCGTTCGGAACGTGCAGAAAAAGTTGCTGCTAAAGAAAATTCAGCAGATTTAAGTGATATGAACAGGTATGGTAAAGACACTTTTTTAAATTTTTTAAATAGCCATAAGATAGTTGCTTCAAACAAACTTGCTATAGATTTGCAAAGAGGAATGTTGGGTTCGGTAAATAAAAACTATAGAGTAAGAGACGGTGGAGTTCGAGAAGGTCCTTTTTGGGTTCTTGTAGGTGCTCAGATGCCAGCAGTTTTAGTGGAAGTTGGTTTTATTTCTCACCCAGAAGAAGCAAAAAGATTAGTAGATGATAAATATAGAAAAACTATGGCTTTGGGTTTGGCAAATGGTATTGAGAGATATTTCGCTAAGAATTGA